DNA sequence from the Corynebacterium yudongzhengii genome:
CTGTTGTGGTCGCGAAAAGAAGAGAAGGCCACAGCCCACGTGTGCTGTCGATTTCGAGCATGAGAACCGTCGCGATCAGTTCATCTACGACGCTGGCGCAAAACAAAAGGACGAGGGCGAAAGCCCAGCGCGCCTTGGTTGGTGTTGCGCTTTGAGAAGGCAGCGGGGCGGTCATGGCGCATCGAGGGGTCGTACGTGCCACCAAGCGTCCCACGAAGCCGCCGGCACGCGGCCCCACTTCTCGCCCCAAGCAATATTTGACATGCCCTTCAAATCTTAAGCCTCCACCTCGCAGTAACAGTGATGGAGATCCCTCTATAGGTTGCGGATCAGTAATGCCCCTTAAGGTGGTGTAACTCGGTGGCCGAGATCGTCTGCAGATTCGTGTTGTGCACGGATGTAGAGCGGCCACCGTGTGATCCTTCGAGTCAACCTCTTACCGAATCCTCGAATGGAGTCATCACGATGACCGCACCTCATATTGTCGACCCTGCCGGCCTTCTTGGCCAAGCCCTCGCCGAGGCGTCGCCGGATCTGATGCGCGAGCTGCTGCAGACCATGATCAACGCCTTGCTGTCCGCCGATGCCGACGCCGTCTGCGGGGCGGAGTGGAACGCCCGCTCTGCCGAGCGCACCAACTACCGAAACGGCTACCGCCACCGCCCGCTCGATACGCGGGTTGGCACCGTCGACGTGGCGGTGCCCAAGCTGCGGTCGGGGTCCTACTTTCCCGAGTGGCTGCTCGAGCGCCGCAAGCGTGCTGAGTCCGCGCTGATCACCGTCGTGGCGGATTGCTATCTGGCCGGAGTGTCCACCCGCCGCATGGACAAGCTGGTCAAGACCCTGGGCATTGACTCACTGTCGAAGTCGCAGGTCTCCCGCATGGCCGCCGACCTGGATGAGCAGGTCGCCGCGTTCCGGCACCGGCGCCTGGATGAGGCAGGGCCGTTGACTTTCGTCACCGCCGATGCGTTGACGATCAAGGTTCGGGAAAACAAGCAGGTCGTCAAGGCCTCGGTGCTGCTGGCCACCGGGGTCAACGGCGACGGGCACCGCGAGGTGCTGGGCATGCAAGTGGCGACCAGTGAGACCAAGGCCTCGTGGAACACCTTCTTCGCCGACCTGGTCGCCCGCGGCCTGGGCGGCATGCGGCTGGTGACCTCTGATGCGCACGCCGGCCTCGTGGATGCGATCTCGGCGAATCTGCCCGGAGCCGCCTGGCAGCGCTGCCGCACCCACTACGCGGCGAACCTCATGGCGGTGTGCCCGAAGTCCATGTGGCCGGCCGTGAAGGCCATGCTGCACAGCGTCTATGACCAGCCCACCGCAGACGCCGTCAACGCCCAGTTCGACCGACTATTGGACTACACCGAGCACCGGCTGCCCGAGGTCGCCGACCACCTCGGTGACGCTCGAGAGGACCTGCTCGCCTTCACCACGTTCCCCGACGACGTGTGGCGGAAGATCTGGTCCAACAACCCCACCGAGCGGCTCAACCGCGAGATCCGCCGCCGCACCGACGTTGTAGGGATCTTCTCCAACCGGGATGCCATCGTCCGCCTCATCGGCGCCGTCCTGGCCGAGCAGACCGACGAATGGGCCGAAGGACGTCGCTGCCTCGGCCTCGAAGTCCTGAGCCGATGCCGACTCGCCCTGACCACCGACACCAGCTCGCAGACGGAGGTGAACACCGACCCACTGATGCAACTACCCGCCTGAGCACCAACGAAGGATCAAAAACCAGTTACACCACTACCAGGGGCTTGACCTGCGGATCAGTGATTCAAAGCCTGGGGAGACTCATAGCGGCCGCGAGAACCGGGCGACCTAAACCCGAGTCCGGCCCTGCACACGCCCAAAGCTACGCCGGTTGCTGGTTGGGGTCGCCGGAACCTAGGGCGTGTCTGACAATTGAGGGAAGCGTGGCATGGGACCCTGGCTCCCGTGTCGCGTTTTCACATGTTGAGTGATGCCCAGTGGGAGATGGTCGAAGAGCTTCTGCCCCGTCGCACGGGGAGAAAAGGCCGACCGTTCTCCGATCCCCGGCAGATGCTCGAGGCCATCCTCTACTGCCTTCGGGCAGGGATCGCGCGGTGTGACCTGCCCGCCTGCTTCGGGTCCTGGCAGACGGTCTACACCTGGCACAACCGGATGGCCAAGGACGGACACCTCGGACGTGATCCTTCAGCGACTTCCTACACAGGCCGATACGGAAGACCTGATCGACTGGTCGGTGTCGGTGGACTTTGACGATCACCCGGGCCCATCAGCACGTCACGAACATCACGCGGGTCACAGGGGGCTTTGTCGAATTACAACAACCTGCTGGCCGAGCCGCCTGATCACGCGGTCGGCCGATCACGGGGTGGTCTGTCTACCAAGGTCCACGCCCTGGTCGACGGCCATGGCATGCCCCTGACCATGATCGTTACTGCGGGCCACCGCGGTGACTGCCCGGTGCTGATCCCGTTGTTGAAACGCCTGCGGGTGCCCGGGACGGTGGGCCGACCGCGCACCCGGCCCGATGAACTGCGCGCGGATAGGGCGTATGCATCGAAGGCTGTGCACAGGTATCTGCGCGAGCACAAGATCACGGCGACGATCCCGGAGAAGAAGGACGTGATCGCCGTCCGGAAGCGGAAAGGCTCGATGGGTGGGCGTCTACCGACGTTCGATGCGCAGTCCTACAAGGGCTGCAACGTGGTGGAACGGTTTTCGGCAACCTCAAGCAGTGGCGGGGTGTGGCAACCCGGTACGACAAGCTCGCGGTTGTCTACCGGGTCGGCGTGATGGCTATCGCCGTCATGAGCTGGCTGAAGAAATTGTCAGACACGCCCTAGCTCCCCGGACTGCTCGGCCTGGCGGGCGAGCTCGCCGAGCGGGACGTTTTCGCCATCTAGGGTGATGCGCAGTGCGCCATCGAGGATCTGTATATCGGCGATGCGCACGTTCGCCTCCTCGTTGGTCTGGGCGTTCACGCCCTCGGCGAACGCCTCGGTGATCTGGTCGGTGGCCTGCTCGGGCAGGTCGAAGCCGAAGATCTGGGTACCGTCGGCGGCGAAGCTGACCTGGCCGTCCTGCTCTACCGGAGTCAGGCTGATGACGGCGGCGCCGTGGACGAACTCCAGGTCGATGGTGTTGTCGGCGCCGTTGGCGGTGACGTCGGTGACTGTGAGGTGATCGGCCAGCGGGCCGGCGTCCTCCGGCTGCTGCCGGACGAGCTGCTCGCGCATCACGGCGAGCAGGTAGTCCTCCGGCAGCTCGGTGGTGACGGTGACCCTATCGGACACCATCTCCTCGCTTAAGTCCATGCCCTGCATATGCAGGTCGGTGGCGGGCTGGCCGGAGACGGCCTGCTCGGTGATCTCGAGGGTAGAGGGGGTGCGCACGTTGACTTCGTTGAGCTGGCCGGCGAACAGCCCGAAGACCAGCGGGGCGGTGCCGAAGGAGACCTCGGGCTCCTCGGTGAGCTCCACCTGGTCTTGCTGGGACTGCTCCTCGATGGAGGAGGTGATCTGGTTGGACATGAACATCCGCAGGCCGACCTCGGCAAGGATGATCAACAAAACGACCAGCACCAAGATCGTGATCAATACCTTGGCGACGGTGGAACCGGTAGAGCGTTGCGACATGAGCCCTAGTCTTGCACACGAAGGCCCACAGCCGCGCGACGTGCTGTGGGCCAGGAGGTTTTAGAGGTTCTCGTTGATCCAGCGCTCGGTGAGGTTGCCCTCGTTCTGGAAGAGATCCGCGAGTGCTTCGCCGACCTTCGGTTCGATGGCCGGGCCCATGAACGGGATATCGACGCTGACCTCGTTGTCATAGGCCAGGGAGGTCAGCTCGTTGGAACCGGAGATCTCAGCTTCACCGGAGAAGTTCACCGGGGTGCCCTTCACGTCGGCGGTATAGGAGTACTTCTCCCCCTCAACGGTGACGACGCGCTTGACCTTCAGCGCCTGCGACACCATGGAGCGCACGGCCTCGGGCAGAAGGTCGAGCGGCAGAACTTCGTAGAGGGTGGCCTTGCCGGGCTCGAATTCGGCGACCTCACCCGGCTCGGGCGAGAGGTTTTCGGCGATGAACTTCCAGTAATCCTCGCTGGCGTAGGCCTTCTGCACCTTGTCGAGGGGCTGGTTGATAGTCACGGTGTTTTCGCTACGGGTTGCCATAACCATAAGACTACCGTGGGAGGCGTGACTGATTCATTTACGCCCCAGCTTCTCGACGGCCTCGATAACGTCACCGTCGACACCCACACCACCTTCGCGGACGTCACCAGCCTCCGCCTCGGCGGCCGGCCCCGCGCCTTCGTTCGCTGCTCTACACCGGAGGCGGTCGTGGAGGTCGT
Encoded proteins:
- a CDS encoding IS256 family transposase, yielding MTAPHIVDPAGLLGQALAEASPDLMRELLQTMINALLSADADAVCGAEWNARSAERTNYRNGYRHRPLDTRVGTVDVAVPKLRSGSYFPEWLLERRKRAESALITVVADCYLAGVSTRRMDKLVKTLGIDSLSKSQVSRMAADLDEQVAAFRHRRLDEAGPLTFVTADALTIKVRENKQVVKASVLLATGVNGDGHREVLGMQVATSETKASWNTFFADLVARGLGGMRLVTSDAHAGLVDAISANLPGAAWQRCRTHYAANLMAVCPKSMWPAVKAMLHSVYDQPTADAVNAQFDRLLDYTEHRLPEVADHLGDAREDLLAFTTFPDDVWRKIWSNNPTERLNREIRRRTDVVGIFSNRDAIVRLIGAVLAEQTDEWAEGRRCLGLEVLSRCRLALTTDTSSQTEVNTDPLMQLPA
- a CDS encoding transposase; this encodes MLSDAQWEMVEELLPRRTGRKGRPFSDPRQMLEAILYCLRAGIARCDLPACFGSWQTVYTWHNRMAKDGHLGRDPSATSYTGRYGRPDRLVGVGGL
- a CDS encoding transposase — its product is MSNYNNLLAEPPDHAVGRSRGGLSTKVHALVDGHGMPLTMIVTAGHRGDCPVLIPLLKRLRVPGTVGRPRTRPDELRADRAYASKAVHRYLREHKITATIPEKKDVIAVRKRKGSMGGRLPTFDAQSYKGCNVVERFSATSSSGGVWQPGTTSSRLSTGSA
- a CDS encoding DUF2993 domain-containing protein, yielding MSQRSTGSTVAKVLITILVLVVLLIILAEVGLRMFMSNQITSSIEEQSQQDQVELTEEPEVSFGTAPLVFGLFAGQLNEVNVRTPSTLEITEQAVSGQPATDLHMQGMDLSEEMVSDRVTVTTELPEDYLLAVMREQLVRQQPEDAGPLADHLTVTDVTANGADNTIDLEFVHGAAVISLTPVEQDGQVSFAADGTQIFGFDLPEQATDQITEAFAEGVNAQTNEEANVRIADIQILDGALRITLDGENVPLGELARQAEQSGELGRV
- a CDS encoding DUF2505 domain-containing protein; this translates as MATRSENTVTINQPLDKVQKAYASEDYWKFIAENLSPEPGEVAEFEPGKATLYEVLPLDLLPEAVRSMVSQALKVKRVVTVEGEKYSYTADVKGTPVNFSGEAEISGSNELTSLAYDNEVSVDIPFMGPAIEPKVGEALADLFQNEGNLTERWINENL